One genomic region from Opisthocomus hoazin isolate bOpiHoa1 chromosome Z, bOpiHoa1.hap1, whole genome shotgun sequence encodes:
- the ARRDC3 gene encoding arrestin domain-containing protein 3 has translation MVLGKVKSLTISFDCLNDSNVPVYSSGDAVSGRVSLEVTGEIRVKSLKIHARGHAKVRWTESRNAGSNTAYTQNYTEEVEYFNHKDILIGHERDDDNSEEGLHTIHSGRHEYAFSFELPQTPLATSFEGRHGSVRYWVKAELHRPWFLPVKLKKEFTVFEHIDINTPSLLSPQAGTKEKTLCCWFCTSGPISLSAKIERKGYTPGESIQIFAEIENCSSRVVVPKAAIYQTQAFYAKGKMKEVKQLVANLRGESLSSGKTETWNGKQLKIPPVSPSILDCSIIRVEYSLMVYVDIPGAMDLFLNLPLVIGTIPLHPFGSRTSSVSSQCSMNMNWLGLTLPERPEAPPSYAEVVTEEQRQSSLAPVGVCDDFERGLPGPLFAYIQEFRFLPPPLYSEIDPNPDQSTNERPSCPSR, from the exons atggtgctggggaaggtgaaGAGCTTGACGATAAGCTTTGACTGTCTGAATGACAGCAACGTCCCCGTCTACTCCAGCGGGGACGCGGTCTCAGGAAGGGTCAGTTTAGAAGTGACGGGGGAAATCCGAGTGAAATCGCTCAAAATCCACGCCAGGGGACACGCGAAGGTGCGCTGGACCGAGTCGAGGAACGCCGGCTCCAACACCGCCTACACGCAGAACTACACGGAGGAAGTGGAGTACTTCAACCATAAGGACATCCTCATCGGCCACGAGAGAG aTGATGACAATTCAGAAGAAGGCCTTCACACCATCCATTCGGGAAGGCATGAATATGCATTCAGCTTCGAGCTTCCACAGAC ACCACTTGCTACCTCATTCGAAGGCAGACATGGCAGTGTGCGCTATTGGGTGAAAGCCGAATTGCATAGGCCTTGGTTTCTACCAGTAAAATTAAAGAAGGAATTTACAGTCTTTGAACATATAGATATCAACACTCCTTCATTACTG TCACCCCAAGCAGGCACAAAAGAAAAGACTCTCTGTTGTTGGTTTTGTACCTCAGGCCCAATATCCTTAAGTGCCAAAATTGAAAGGAAGGGCTACACCCCAG GTGAATCAATTCAGATCTTTGCTGAGATTGAGAACTGCTCTTCCCGTGTGGTGGTGCCAAAGGCAGCCATTTACCAAACGCAGGCATTTTATGCCAAAGGGAAAATGAAGGAAGTCAAACAGCTTGTTGCAAACCTGCGTGGAGAATCCTTGTCATCTGGCAAAACAGAAACCTGGAATGGCAAACAGTTGAAAATTCCACCTGTTTCCCCTTCAATCCTCGACTGTAGTATAATCCGTGTGGAGTATTCACTGATG GTATATGTTGATATTCCAGGCGCCATGGATTTATTCCTTAACTTACCACTGGTCATTGGTACCATTCCTCTACACCCATTTGGTAGCAGAACATCAAGTGTGAGCAGCCAGTGTAGCATGAACATGAATTGGCTTGGTCTGACGCTGCCTGAAAGACCAGAAG CACCTCCGAGCTATGCAGAAGTGGTCACGGAGGAACAACGACAGTCGAGCCTTGCACCCGTAGGTGTGTGTGATGACTTTGAGAGAGGGCTTCCAGGACCGTTGTTTGCATACATCCAGGAGTTCCGTTTTCTGCCTCCACCCCTGTATTCAGAA ATTGATCCAAATCCAGATCAGTCCACGAATGAGAGACCATCCTGCCCCTCTCGCTGA